A window of Gemmatimonadaceae bacterium contains these coding sequences:
- a CDS encoding HNH endonuclease, which produces MTNADLNLDLDWRIRLASFDRLRGLRTEGGGVVSSQQISEGFEFEGQRIAFRNPQKGIWRPRQLGPEGAALTIVTVVPRAGRERPYDDQVASDANFFVYRYEGEDPNYWTNRALRRAMELQRPIIYFYGLTSAVYDPVFPCYIESEEPAELAFHVRAGTDAVRAESLFPRHAVQLQREYATAAVKVRLHQRRFRELVLTAYAERCAVCRLRHRPLLSAAHIIEDRDERGVAEVPNGLSLCGVHHDALDAYILGINPDYRIEIRRDILEERDGPMLRHGLQEMNGQIIHLPRSEDLRPNRDYLQWRHDRFKAA; this is translated from the coding sequence GTGACGAACGCCGACCTGAATCTAGATCTCGATTGGCGGATCCGACTCGCCAGCTTTGACCGCCTTCGTGGGCTTCGAACTGAAGGCGGCGGCGTTGTCAGCAGCCAACAGATCAGCGAAGGATTTGAGTTTGAAGGCCAGCGAATTGCTTTCAGAAATCCCCAGAAAGGAATTTGGCGTCCTCGTCAGTTAGGACCAGAAGGCGCCGCACTTACCATTGTGACCGTCGTCCCAAGAGCTGGACGTGAACGACCATATGACGATCAAGTTGCATCTGATGCGAACTTTTTCGTGTATCGATATGAGGGCGAGGATCCTAACTATTGGACGAATAGAGCTCTCAGGCGGGCAATGGAACTACAACGCCCAATTATCTACTTCTATGGCTTAACTTCTGCCGTTTATGATCCAGTGTTCCCCTGCTACATCGAGAGCGAGGAGCCCGCTGAGCTTGCTTTTCACGTTCGGGCAGGCACCGATGCGGTCCGTGCCGAATCGCTATTTCCTCGACACGCAGTTCAACTTCAGAGAGAGTACGCGACCGCTGCTGTGAAAGTGCGCCTTCATCAGCGCCGTTTTCGCGAGCTCGTCCTGACTGCTTACGCCGAGCGATGCGCGGTGTGCAGGCTGCGCCATCGCCCGCTTTTGAGCGCTGCGCACATTATTGAGGATCGGGACGAGCGAGGCGTCGCGGAGGTCCCGAACGGCCTTTCGCTTTGTGGCGTACATCACGATGCGTTAGATGCCTACATCCTAGGAATAAATCCCGATTACCGCATCGAGATCCGCAGAGACATTTTGGAAGAGCGCGACGGTCCGATGCTAAGACACGGTCTCCAGGAAATGAACGGTCAGATCATTCACCTACCTCGATCCGAGGACTTGAGACCGAACCGTGATTACCTGCAGTGGCGACACGATCGATTTAAGGCGGCTTGA
- a CDS encoding HNH endonuclease has translation MPTPVSIAARSSSITNSFINAIIPAVVPTEAEVLEALGVLGIDPENVCCAYCGDGATEWDHLRPLVVKQKPTGYISEIGNLIPACGRCNQSKGNKSWRSWIESNAPRSPKRRGIPNLADRIAHIEAYERWREPVPLDFASVIEPDIWAKHWENWERVLAEMRESQKLAAKIRVQLKSWHST, from the coding sequence ATGCCGACGCCTGTCAGCATTGCAGCGCGGTCGTCGAGTATTACGAACTCCTTCATCAATGCGATCATTCCAGCAGTCGTGCCGACAGAAGCTGAGGTGCTCGAGGCGCTCGGCGTGCTCGGTATTGATCCGGAGAACGTTTGTTGCGCATACTGCGGCGATGGCGCCACCGAATGGGACCATCTACGGCCGCTGGTAGTCAAACAGAAACCCACAGGCTACATCTCCGAGATCGGCAACCTTATTCCCGCGTGTGGTAGATGCAATCAATCAAAAGGCAACAAATCGTGGCGCAGTTGGATCGAGAGCAACGCTCCGAGGTCACCGAAGCGCCGCGGTATTCCCAACCTAGCCGATCGAATCGCTCATATTGAGGCATACGAGAGATGGCGGGAGCCTGTCCCTCTCGACTTTGCTTCCGTCATTGAGCCAGACATTTGGGCAAAACATTGGGAGAACTGGGAACGCGTCCTTGCTGAGATGCGCGAAAGCCAGAAGCTGGCAGCGAAGATTCGAGTGCAGCTCAAGTCTTGGCATTCTACCTAA